In a genomic window of Thiosocius teredinicola:
- a CDS encoding AI-2E family transporter, producing MSDSQKLWFMGWLLLSAVLLYLLSPILMPFVISALLAYLGDPLVDRLEERGVKRTPGVALVFVVLFILLTVLLLLLIPRIEAQISQLIQKLPGYVDWIRGNVVPHLQGLLPEESATLDFATIQKALGKHWREAGGIVANVWGSISGSGMALLGWIANLVLIPVLTFYLLRDWDPLVAGVRTLLPRSSEPTIVKLAKESDEVLGAFLRGQVLVMFALGVIYTTGLWFVGLELALLIGMFAGLVSFVPYLGLIVGILIAGVASILQARGFGDLPWVVLVFVVGQMLEGMVLTPRLVGERIGLHPVAVIFAVMAGGQLYGFFGILLALPVAAVAMVLVRHVVEQYRNSDWYGPEEYGGEREDADAQ from the coding sequence ATGAGTGATTCGCAGAAACTGTGGTTTATGGGCTGGTTGCTGCTCAGCGCAGTGCTGCTGTACCTGTTGTCGCCGATCCTGATGCCGTTCGTGATCTCTGCGCTGCTCGCCTATCTCGGCGATCCGCTGGTCGATCGCCTAGAAGAACGCGGCGTGAAACGCACACCGGGCGTCGCGCTGGTGTTCGTCGTACTGTTTATTTTGTTGACGGTTCTGCTGTTGCTGTTGATACCGCGGATCGAGGCGCAGATCAGCCAGTTGATACAGAAGCTTCCCGGGTATGTCGATTGGATTCGCGGCAACGTGGTGCCGCATCTGCAGGGCCTGTTGCCCGAGGAATCGGCAACGCTGGATTTCGCCACCATCCAGAAGGCATTGGGCAAGCACTGGCGTGAAGCCGGCGGGATCGTCGCCAACGTGTGGGGATCCATCTCGGGATCGGGCATGGCGTTGTTGGGCTGGATCGCCAATCTGGTCCTGATCCCGGTGCTCACCTTTTACCTGCTGCGTGACTGGGATCCGCTGGTGGCCGGGGTGCGCACCTTGCTGCCGCGCAGCAGCGAGCCGACGATCGTCAAGCTGGCCAAGGAATCCGACGAGGTGCTCGGTGCGTTCCTGCGTGGCCAGGTGCTGGTGATGTTTGCACTCGGGGTGATCTATACCACCGGGTTGTGGTTCGTCGGCCTCGAACTCGCACTGCTGATCGGTATGTTCGCCGGTCTGGTCAGTTTTGTCCCTTACCTGGGCTTGATCGTCGGTATCCTGATCGCGGGCGTCGCGTCGATTCTGCAAGCGCGTGGGTTCGGCGATCTGCCGTGGGTCGTGCTGGTGTTCGTCGTCGGGCAGATGCTCGAAGGCATGGTGCTGACGCCGCGTCTCGTCGGCGAACGTATCGGGCTGCATCCGGTGGCGGTTATCTTTGCCGTCATGGCCGGCGGCCAACTCTATGGCTTCTTCGGCATTCTGCTGGCGCTGCCGGTCGCCGCCGTGGCGATGGTGTTGGTCAGGCATGTGGTCGAACAGTATCGCAACAGCGATTGGTACGGCCCCGAAGAGTACGGCGGTGAACGCGAGGATGCAGACGCGCAATAG
- a CDS encoding CDP-alcohol phosphatidyltransferase family protein, with product MNAYLRHLPNAISVARIILVGPIVLALLERKFETAIWLFLVAGASDGLDGFLAKRFGWSSRLGGILDALADKLLLISTFICLWWLEVFPWWLVASVLARDLIIVVGATVYNFRVETVQPEPSVVSKLNTFLQIALAAVGVVQLGFGGIPGVVIQLLIAAVMVTIVLSGAGYVREWSRRAREGGTHGHE from the coding sequence ATGAACGCTTACCTGCGCCATTTGCCGAACGCGATCAGCGTGGCGCGCATCATTCTGGTTGGGCCGATCGTACTCGCGTTGCTCGAGCGCAAGTTCGAGACGGCGATCTGGCTGTTTCTGGTGGCCGGCGCGTCGGACGGACTCGACGGGTTTCTTGCCAAGCGTTTCGGTTGGAGTTCGCGTCTCGGCGGCATTCTCGATGCCCTGGCCGACAAGTTGCTGCTGATCTCGACATTCATCTGTCTGTGGTGGCTGGAGGTGTTCCCTTGGTGGCTGGTCGCCAGCGTGCTGGCGCGGGATCTGATCATCGTGGTCGGCGCCACCGTGTACAACTTCCGTGTCGAGACGGTGCAGCCCGAGCCGAGTGTGGTCAGCAAGTTGAACACCTTTCTGCAGATCGCATTGGCGGCGGTGGGTGTAGTGCAACTGGGTTTTGGTGGCATTCCCGGCGTCGTGATTCAGTTGTTGATTGCGGCGGTGATGGTCACGATCGTGCTCAGCGGCGCCGGGTATGTACGGGAATGGAGCCGCCGCGCGCGCGAGGGAGGAACGCATGGCCATGAGTGA